From a region of the Asterias amurensis chromosome 2, ASM3211899v1 genome:
- the LOC139954416 gene encoding monocarboxylate transporter 12-like, with translation MKSGCLERVLYFLTETLQDGGLHGWIVVLGLFTSKVAWCILVKGLGMMLPTLQEQFDTSTWLIGWMVAFVHSGTFFSGVLATPLMERFGARTVVTVSGSVAGISMITASFLSSLYVITFILTVFTGSAVGISFVITKHLIGGYFNKSVTTAYGFAFLGNSITFVAFVPLVQLFLDIYGWRGTMLLLGALVLHITVIGTLMKPPAASGSQDGYEAALTDEEQDTSEDKVASSNRFGCSCFTKVYSFARDTFQLGLFSSLSFWLVLFVFIVMDITHSAWLIYYVQYTTVSKGFTLEDASHFVVAFGIGAMISSIVIGPLFQAVQVVSAYVWLAGALLMAAMYYAVDPWLTSYWPIMANTFLYGNASSSASILIDVVNKKIFGKERLGHAVGLFGLSSSVTSLLLLYFPGLIYDLTGDYTVVFSLMAAVQSLTVVAALGLGWRQTRHSSPNSTQ, from the exons ATGAAGTCCGGCTGTTTAGAACGCGTTTTATACTTTCTAACTGAAACTCTACAAGATGGTGGTCTTCATGGTTGGATTGTTGTGTTGGGTTTATTTACATCCAAAGTAGCTTGGTGTATTTTGGTAAAAGGTCTAGGTATGATGTTACCTACACTACAGGAACAGTTCGACACTTCAACTTGGTTAATTGGCTGGATGGTTGCTTTTGTCCACTCAGGAACCTTTTTCTCAG GTGTCCTAGCAACGCCACTAATGGAGAGATTTGGCGCTAGGACTGTGGTGACAGTGAGTGGATCAGTTGCCGGTATCTCCATGATAACTGCGTCATTCCTATCTAGTTTATACGTCATCACCTTTATCTTAACTGTATTTAcag GATCAGCAGTTGGCATCTCGTTTGTGATAACCAAGCATCTAATCGGAGGttattttaataaatctgtCACAACAGCGTACGGTTTTGCCTTTCTAGGTAACTCGATCACGTTCGTGGCGTTTGTGCCCTTGGTACAGCTTTTCCTAGATATCTACGGCTGGAGGGGAACAATGCTACTACTCGGAGCGTTAGTGTTACATATTACTGTCATTGGAACTCTGATGAAACCACCTGCAGCTAGTGGGAGTCAGGATGGTTATGAGGCAGCTCTCACAGACGAGGAGCAAGACACCAGTGAAGACAAAGTGGCATCAAGCAACCGCTTTGGCTGTTCTTGTTTTACCAAAGTGTACTCATTTGCTAGAGATACATTCCAGCTTGGTTTATTCTCATCCCTATCATTCTGGCTGGTCTTATTTGTGTTCATTGTGATGGATATTACACATTCTGCATGGTTAATATATTATGTTCAGTACACTACTGTGTCGAAAGGATTCACACTGGAAGACGCATCACATTTTGTTGTCGCCTTTGGAATAGGGGCAATGATATCTTCCATTGTGATTGGTCCATTGTTTCAAGCTGTGCAGGTTGTCAGCGCTTACGTATGGCTTGCGGGAGCTTTACTTATGGCCGCCATGTATTACGCTGTCGATCCATGGTTGACGTCTTATTGGCCGATTATGGCGAATACTTTCTTGTACGGAAACGCTTCATCATCGGCTTCTATACTCATAGATGTTGTCAATAAGAAGATATTCGGTAAAGAACGGTTGGGCCATGCGGTAGGATTGTTTGGACTGTCGTCAAGTGTGACGTCACTCCTTCTGTTATATTTTCCAG GCTTGATATACGACTTAACTGGAGACTACACCGTGGTCTTCAGTCTAATGGCTGCTGTACAATCACTGACTGTTGTTGCGGCACTGGGTTTAGGCTGGAGACAGACACGCCACAGTTCACCCAACTCAACCCAATAA